One Aegilops tauschii subsp. strangulata cultivar AL8/78 chromosome 2, Aet v6.0, whole genome shotgun sequence genomic window, GCATTGAAGAGACATCCATTCGGGAGAGATGGCAGGAACCGATGCAACAGTTGCCAAAGGCAACTGCTGCTATTGGTACAAGGGGAGATTTCCCCATAATTAACGTATGTTAATTAAGCTTTAACAGGCGTCAGGATGGCGCCCCAACCACTAGTTTTGAGCACAAGTGTCGCCAACATGCACGCATTATTATTTCTTTCCGGAAAAGATATAGAAATTAGCACGGTGTAGCAATAATTGGTAAATAAACAAATTTTGCTCCAGTTGACACGGCGTGCAACCGGAAATCATCtgtatctatatctatatctataccactaataaagcaaggtgcgtttcgccgattttttcatccgttcaccatCAAAATTTATTTTTCTATctgaggtggtactaaatttttgTGCGTCCATCTGTATTTTTAGCAATCACGAATTTCGTACTCGGCCCGCACATGATGTGGCCCAGTAAAGCCAGCCCACTTATTTGCCTGCCCATGTAGCTTCAAAAATCCTATTTCTCGCCCTGGGCGGTAGATAGTTTGAGTTCGCACGGGGCACCCAAGACTGGGCTGGCCCGTTTTGTTTTTCCGTCTAAATTTATTTTTACTTTTACCTTATTTCGTAAtacaaaattttcaaaaaaaattcagaattttattttttgtaaaaTTTTCGAAAAATATTTGAATTATAATATTGTGTTCgtgttttcaaaaatattttgaaCATTCATTCATTTTCTCGTTCCCTTTTTTTCAAACTAAGAAATATTCCAAAATTGTTTGtgatttaaaaaaatattttaaaaagtATTAGAAAAATGAAATATATTCTTCTTTTAgtaaaatgttcacaaattcaaaataaTGTCGGAGTTTAAGAACACATTTTGTTCTGAATGTTGAAAACATGTTCCGTTTTCAAAAGCCGGCCACAAATTAAAAAATGATTGGGTTTTGATAAAAGGTTTTTGTGTTCAAAAAATGATGTTATTTCAAAAAACATGCTTTTTCAAAAATGGATGGAATATTAAAAACATTGTTCATAATTTCAGAAAATGCTCATGTTTCAAAGAATATTCGGCAATTCatattttaaaaaaatcaaaaagtATTTTATATCCGACGTTGCAATATGTTCTTAAATATTCAGGCTGGCCATTGGTTAGTAGTAGGCGTTTGTTGCCGTGGCTAGCGGCATGTGGTCCGGTCTTTAAGGTCATGTGTTTCAGTGTTCCACACGTCGTTTTTTGATTATAGCTCGTGTCTTGCAAATACAGGTTATTTCGATGCCTGCCAGTGGGCTGGCCCAGACGCGAACTGTTGTGCGTCCCACGCGCTATTTGACGCAACTAGCGTCATATAGTAGCTCCCACACGGCTGCcctaagaaaagaaaaaaaatatgtgTATAGATTTTGTTTCGTCCATTCCACATGTAGTTCCCTAATTTTTTCGGTTATCCCCCAGGTGGGCCAAACTGGACGGATGGACGAGCAGCAAAAAAGAGGGGCCCCAAAAAAGAGGGGCGCTAGGGGATTGAACTATGGACCTTCCCTATTGTGCCCACGGATAAAACAAACTCAGCTAGCTTGCAATTACGATAGGAACTGTCTCATCTtgaaattttatactaaataacACCAGTTTTTATATGTCCATAAGTTGTCTGGAAATAAGGAGGTTATGGGAGTATAAGAAGGTTATTTCGACAATTATGAGCAGAACGAGGGAACTTGCCAATAAAAGACAATAAAAGACAATATGCTGGAGATAACTTGCACGTGCCATGCTGGTTGTCTATAATGGGAAAAAATTGTGGACACGTGCTAATAAAAGAGAATATGCTGGTTTTGCTCTAAGTAATAAAATTTATGGGCACGTGAGCGCAAAAATAGTTGAAGAGAATAAACCCTGATAATGATGGGACGTCTtgaaattttatactaaataacACCAGTTTTTATATGTCCATAAGTTGTCTGGAAATAAGGAGGTTATGTGAGTATAAGGAGGTTATTTCGACAATTATGAGCAGAATGAGGGAACTTGTCAATAAAAGACAATATGTTGGAGATAACTTGCACGTGTCATGCTGGTTGTCTATAATGGGAAAAAATTGTGGGCACATGCTAATAAAAGAGAATATGCTGGTTTTGCTCTAATTAATAAAATTTATGGGCACGTGAGCGCAAAAATAGTTGAAGAGAATAAACCCTGATAATAATGGGACATTCGTGCCTGGTTATGCGCTGCTTATGCTAATGAAACATAATTTATGCGCTGCAATTAGTAATCCATCCGGTTACGTCGTTGTAGGAGAAAGTGGTCGAAGTAATAGTTGCCTCGAAGGTCGCCTGCCGCCCAGCAACCAAATGAAGACGGAACCACAATTCCAAGACGGAGGTCGACCCGGAGGAAAAAAAAGGTATAAGTTAGGTGGTCGTCGCCGCGTTGACTAGCCCCACCATTATTAAGATCTCACGGGTCAAACATGACCAGTGGGAAGACCGCGGCTCCTCGCTCTGTCACCCACCGCCGTGGAGATCGTTATTATGAAAACATCAATTACATTTTCCACCGCTTGTTGCAAAAACAATTATCTTCCTATTataacgcacgggcatatgtgctagtccATCCATACACGATGTGCAATCCCGCACCGCCGTGCCGTGAGCAGTTCAGACGACGGCCTTGAGCTTCTTGGCGATGCCGGCGAAGTACTTCCCCTGGTGCTCCGCCAAGGCGAGCTCGGCATCGGTGGGCGTCCTGCTGCCATCAGCGCCGGCGAAGGTGCCGGCTCCGTACGGGCTGCCGCCCTTGACCTCATCCATGGCGAACATGCCAGCGCCGTGCGTGTAGCCGACGGGCACGAAGAGCATGCCGTGGTGCGTGAGCTGCGTCACGGCCGTGAGGGCCGTGGTCTCCTGGCCGCCGCCCTGCGTGCCCGTGGCGAAGAAGACGCCCGCGGGCTTGCCGGCGAGGGCCCCCTCCTGCCAGAGGCCGCCGGTGGAGTCGAAGAAGGCCTTCATCTGCGCCGCCATCATGCCGAACCGCGTCGGGAAGCCGAACAGCACGCCGTCGGCCTCGGCCAGCTGCCGCGCCGTTATGACGGGGTGGTCCTCGCGCCCGGGCGCCGCGTGCATCTTCCCCAGCACCTCCTCCGGCAGCGTCTCCGGCACCCGCCAGACGGTGACCTCGACGCCGGGGACGGAGTCGGCGCCTTTCTTGATCTCCTCCGCCAGCGTGGCGACGTGTCCCCATGTTGAATAGTACCTGAATGATAAACAAAAAATGGAGAGACAATCAAATCATCGAGCTAACCAGCCGGAAGAAGAGCGAGCAGAGGCGGAGCATTACACGATGTAGATCTTGGTCGCCATTGCCGATCGGCTAGCTGCAGAACTCTGCTGTGTAAAACTGATTTGCTTTGGAAATTGCTTTGCTTCCTCTTGCGGTATGGGTGGCTGGTGAAGAACGAAGGCGGGCAGGCTCCCGTATTTGTAGGGGAAGCTGGAGCCTTGTAGATTTTCCGATTGTTAATTTGACGTACTTGCGGTCGCATTGTTGCAGAATATTTTAAAGGGTTCTTGGAAAAAGACGCTGATCTGATCATCACCAGGGGCTGCTATAAGTCTTGTCACCTTGTGTAGTGGGTATAAAAAAGTGTGGCCAGACTCTGATGAACGTGGGGTATACTACGTGGTCATGGCGTCGATACTGACGTAGGTAGATATGTACAGCCGTACTGGATGTTTTTCTCACGGAAGAACGGCCATGAAGCCATAGAGGAAGCTTCCTGCAGGTCGAAAGAAAAAGAATAGACACATATAGAATCGAAAATACACGTTGGGACATGATGGCACACGAGGATTGTCATAGTATTAGGACTAACTTCAAACCCCTCGAATAGTTTTAGGAGTTTACCCTAAAAAAAATAGTTTTAGGGGTTGTGGTGTATTGTACTTATTTTCAATTCTAAACCTTCACCTGTGCATGTCAGTTAACTCTATAAATGATCCTCCATCCGTGTAGCATCTCTCTTTTGCTAATTGCTACGGGTGTGGCTAGATTTTAGTCGACTGAGGCTTAACAAAGTCTCAATCAAGTGACAAAACATATAAAAAaaggaaaatttaaaaaaaaaacattACACGGATCTTCATGTAAGATCACACGAATATATCAGTGATTGAGACTTTGTTAAGTCTGGGTCGGCTGAGTTTTAGCTAGGCAATCCTGAATATCTATTAAGAACAAAATCGTTAGGGGGTCTCGCCCCACTCAATCAGTCCCTACACGGTGAGGTCGTGGGTGTGGAGTCCCTTGCTGCTGAACAAGGAGAGAAACACGGGGAGTCCCGATCCAGGTCTCGGCAAGTTAATACTCGTGCTCGCCGTGAGAGTGTCCCTCCGCCCCAGCAACACCGTCCAATTCAGGGCTCGAGTTGCATGCAACCATACCGCTTTTGCTATCACGATCACAATCAGCTTATTCGTGCTCCCGAAGACTTAAGTACACAACTGTACACAAGAGAAACATAGTGTTAATACTTACTAGGTTAACAGCACCACGTGCAGCGAGGGCCAATATGTCGGCGCAAGAAACGGTGTGTTGCAGGAGGCCTCGGCTTGGACCTTGACGTCGTCGAGCAAGATCGACGCCTCACGGCCCTATCAATGCACGCACATGGCAATGATAGAAGCTAGAACGAGAATTGCGGCCCGTGTGACACCACGATGCAACTAACAATGATGGAACAGTTGctcgggtggggtgggggtggggggggcgcACACTTGCTGAAGCTGTGTTATGCCAATCACCTTTTTATAATTTTAGAGGTTGTGCGTAAAGTAAGAGTCGTCATATATGCAACCTTCATAATATGTTTcctctttattttcttttttgtttaCATCAAATCAATATTCATACTTATAATTGGAGGCATTCAAACGCTAAAACTAGATTAAAATTCGAACAGCATTGAACTACATAGTTTTTATATGGGGAGAAATGTAGACGAAATATTCATACATAATAAGTAGAGGGGAGGGGCAAAATTCCTTGAAGAAGGTGTTGTTGAAGAGAACTTGAACGACGCCGGGTTGCGGTAGCCCCCAGCCCAAGGGCAGACGCTGGTGTGCAGTTGCGCGCCAAACATGAAGTCGACGTCGGTGTTCCTGTGTAGAAGTGTGTGCGGAAGCTGAAGCACCTGGCGAATGTGCATCCCAAATAAGGTGacataagcaggctataaggacTAAAATGTTATATTTTTACTTAGTTGGAGAAGTGagaagaggaaagagaagagaagcagGCTCTTGGTTAGTAGCGGCTGCAACACGAGCCCCAAGACGCTTTGTGAGATTGTCAGATGGGCCAACTACTAATATAATAATACACATTTAAAACTTACTGTTGTACATGCCGGCTATGAGGTTTGTTCTAGATGACATGGCAACTCCTTATAGCCGACCGTTGACTgtatttttttt contains:
- the LOC109768303 gene encoding quinone-oxidoreductase QR2, encoding MATKIYIVYYSTWGHVATLAEEIKKGADSVPGVEVTVWRVPETLPEEVLGKMHAAPGREDHPVITARQLAEADGVLFGFPTRFGMMAAQMKAFFDSTGGLWQEGALAGKPAGVFFATGTQGGGQETTALTAVTQLTHHGMLFVPVGYTHGAGMFAMDEVKGGSPYGAGTFAGADGSRTPTDAELALAEHQGKYFAGIAKKLKAVV